The following coding sequences lie in one Polynucleobacter necessarius genomic window:
- the argB gene encoding acetylglutamate kinase codes for MTKNLSTISDIPPLLKAEILAEALPYIRSYHGKTIVIKYGGNAMVEERLKESFARDVILLKLVGMNPVVVHGGGPQIDEALKKIGKTGAFIQGMRVTDEEIMEVVEWVLGGEVQQDIVMLINHFGGQAVGLTGKDGGLIRAKKMLVADEKQAGGMIDLGFVGEIEAINPAVVKALQDDAFIPVISPIGFSEEGQAYNINADLVAGKMAEILHAEKLVMMTNIPGVMDKNGTLLTDLTAREIDGLFADGTISGGMLPKISSALDAAKSGVNSVHIIDGRIEHSLLLEILTEQAFGTMIRSR; via the coding sequence ATGACTAAGAATTTATCTACTATTAGTGATATTCCTCCTTTGTTAAAGGCGGAGATTTTGGCAGAAGCTTTGCCTTATATCCGTTCATATCACGGCAAAACAATTGTGATTAAGTATGGTGGAAACGCCATGGTTGAAGAGCGCCTCAAGGAAAGTTTTGCGCGTGATGTCATTCTATTGAAACTGGTTGGCATGAATCCGGTCGTGGTTCATGGTGGCGGCCCGCAAATTGATGAAGCTCTCAAGAAAATTGGTAAGACAGGCGCCTTTATTCAGGGTATGCGTGTAACCGATGAAGAAATCATGGAGGTTGTGGAATGGGTTCTTGGCGGTGAAGTGCAACAAGATATCGTAATGCTCATTAACCATTTTGGCGGCCAAGCAGTTGGCTTAACCGGCAAAGACGGTGGACTCATTCGTGCCAAGAAAATGTTAGTTGCTGATGAAAAGCAAGCTGGTGGAATGATTGACCTAGGATTTGTCGGTGAAATTGAAGCTATCAACCCTGCGGTTGTTAAGGCTTTGCAGGACGATGCATTTATTCCAGTGATTTCGCCAATCGGATTTAGCGAAGAAGGTCAGGCTTATAACATCAACGCTGATCTAGTTGCCGGCAAGATGGCCGAAATTCTGCACGCTGAAAAATTAGTCATGATGACTAATATTCCTGGAGTGATGGATAAAAATGGCACCTTATTAACGGATTTAACCGCTCGAGAAATTGACGGCTTGTTTGCCGATGGCACAATTTCTGGGGGTATGTTGCCAAAGATCTCTTCTGCACTAGATGCTGCAAAGAGCGGGGTGAATTCAGTCCATATTATTGATGGCCGCATTGAACATTCATTGTTGTTAGAAATTTTGACCGAGCAGGCATTCGGTACGATGATCCGGTCTAGATAA
- the dksA gene encoding RNA polymerase-binding protein DksA, translated as MSDKDYMNAAQLDFFRQKLLTLKEDILKNASETTEHLRENILVPDPADRATIEEEHALELRTRDRERKLLKKVEQALARIESGDYGWCEETGEPIGLNRLIARPTANLSLEAQERRELCQKLFGE; from the coding sequence ATGTCCGATAAGGACTATATGAATGCTGCGCAGCTGGATTTTTTCCGTCAAAAATTGCTCACTCTTAAAGAAGACATTCTGAAAAATGCTTCTGAAACTACCGAGCATCTGCGTGAAAATATTTTGGTTCCTGATCCAGCTGATCGCGCAACCATTGAAGAAGAGCATGCATTGGAATTGCGTACACGTGATCGTGAGCGCAAATTGCTCAAAAAAGTAGAGCAAGCTTTGGCGCGTATTGAATCCGGTGACTACGGTTGGTGTGAAGAAACTGGTGAGCCTATTGGCTTAAACCGCTTAATTGCAAGACCTACAGCCAATTTATCTCTTGAAGCACAAGAGCGTCGGGAACTCTGTCAAAAATTATTTGGCGAATAA
- the slmA gene encoding nucleoid occlusion factor SlmA, which produces MRESLEPADINDSSADAGKTRKRPRPGERRLQILQVLAEMLQNPKGERVTTAALAAKIEVSEAALYRHFASKAQMFEGLISFIEQTVFGLINQINQKEESGLAQARGILQMLLFFAEKNPGMTCVLLGDALLQEDDRLQERITQVLDCVEASLKQALRIAQTQGGNWGQLGQEEVSIRAAMLMSFVLGRWHCFARSGFKKLPTEASDVSLRLLLSE; this is translated from the coding sequence ATGCGCGAATCCCTAGAGCCAGCAGATATCAACGACAGCAGCGCTGACGCTGGCAAGACACGCAAGCGTCCACGCCCAGGCGAGCGTCGTTTGCAGATATTGCAGGTGCTTGCTGAGATGTTGCAAAACCCTAAAGGTGAGCGTGTGACTACAGCCGCTTTAGCTGCCAAGATTGAGGTTTCAGAGGCTGCCTTGTATCGGCATTTCGCCAGCAAGGCGCAGATGTTCGAAGGCCTGATTTCTTTTATTGAGCAAACTGTTTTTGGATTGATTAATCAAATCAATCAGAAAGAAGAGTCTGGTCTTGCGCAGGCGCGTGGCATTTTGCAAATGCTACTTTTCTTTGCCGAGAAAAATCCCGGCATGACGTGTGTTTTATTGGGAGATGCTTTATTACAAGAGGACGATCGTTTGCAAGAGCGTATTACGCAAGTGCTAGATTGTGTTGAAGCTTCTCTTAAACAAGCTTTGCGAATTGCCCAAACCCAGGGCGGCAACTGGGGACAGCTGGGGCAAGAAGAGGTGAGTATTCGCGCTGCCATGTTGATGAGTTTTGTTTTGGGCCGTTGGCATTGCTTTGCTCGTAGCGGATTTAAGAAGTTGCCTACTGAAGCGTCCGATGTTAGTTTGCGCCTTCTCCTGTCAGAATGA